The region TACCAGATTTAAACCAGCACCAAGTAAAATGGCCAGACAGTATAGGAGAGGGATATGCTCAGGTAGTCATGTTTACATTTCAATGCATTTACAATGATATCATATATTATCCTCTGACAGTTTGTTTAAAATGTTTCTATGTGCAGGACACACCTGATGTTAATTGGGGCGATGAGAACACCCAACGCGGCGTCAACACAGGCCTCCGGGGAGCATCACATGATCATGGCGTCAACACAGGCCTCCGgggagcatcacatgatcttggcgacacggttacatcattagttacagagttcttcggaggggatgttattggcccatcttttATCCCCCCGGAGTCACAACCATACGCCTACAATTACGCTTCAGGTTCGCAACAAGGATTCGCGACTCCACCACCTACGCAGGACTCGCAGACACATGAAGCCGAAGTGGAGTACGGCCGCGGTCTTCGTGTGACCCAGCCACCTAATCGCTTGTCGCCTTCCGGTCGTAAGGAAAGGCCAGGTGGTCGTCGTTAAGTAGGGTG is a window of Triticum dicoccoides isolate Atlit2015 ecotype Zavitan chromosome 2B, WEW_v2.0, whole genome shotgun sequence DNA encoding:
- the LOC119360683 gene encoding uncharacterized protein LOC119360683, which encodes MNTRASLASQPATIPTHLTQEEQARRHVELHAAYYRDHLDTPDVNWGDENTQRGVNTGLRGASHDHGVNTGLRGASHDLGDTVTSLVTEFFGGDVIGPSFIPPESQPYAYNYASGSQQGFATPPPTQDSQTHEAEVEYGRGLRVTQPPNRLSPSGRKERPGGRR